From Paenibacillus sp. PK3_47, the proteins below share one genomic window:
- a CDS encoding S-layer homology domain-containing protein: MQRFKKPFVWLLLAALVVSMLPGRYVPVAAAANAVTTTYFTPDDQTLRSTIALDPSATSGSVNAISRDKVYLTSNGTLNITGVYSQVTASTMKVVVEQLSQDNLGKWVTDPTRLTTGTVTVDANSPGNRFTTSGVTLYSGYNKVTFSGMQGNLTRSESFYVLFDRVPFVTSLQVLGGPAALNLNEGTQVVVPVSSITLQGKVANATKVTVALNGGTALQTSLLEDGTFFTPALTLQPGLSTLQIVVQNASDKITIDRNVYFFDTNQPYASLDLVHAGTKYSILDNTPTLSVENTYRAALSGQILVPYNTAPFAGTSGAGKMTIDANTTSEVKISSIIPDGEELIIPGPDGVTPAYRLVKFTTPVEVPIAEGSNDFTLTVEYGTYTSSLVKTYYYVPGETVINNIYYLPDYAAGADMTTISKLPLNGQQMEKDNFYILVKSNVAPKGDLSAMYLPLSTKGLELKLVTNVSTTERVYQVTGFSNGQQKVQFKYGTSKSVYIADISYVSKNYIYVSNLQDGQTIEYNSNTQKSITVSGEYIGFENINSAQFQINGKDSATWDTGSTPQFAVNDNNKKFNVTLNISQQGPLVYGENTLTFTGISKDAGGNERVITKELRIYIVDTNVSNLSQFHPTLGTNRPMFETDSRTNETKRNTILALPAEITFKDDKYITTRDNYDLVLQGGGATTLNLYSGSDLIFTTAGNNNLLKEDAKDYHTSPGTYGSLYYDYVGTTKDFLLRIRDLKFDAPGSHVYTLELINKTGARTTQRIEVVREVLPYRILAPVATVGDQIVVNKNFVRFDIEAEGASKVIIDKYEAVPRSDKPNRFTYDYVGLKPDKATSIKIQIVREDSTLSDTVTVYYASAVQIDTQYMAEKVANKYTVFNKQLSLTFPKGTLMKGYTSSGAAKYYPDTKLLFGIADPADGVVERTNDYGNIINVSPYDERYVGAQKQLVILQELVLRFTSSATNNNFSRVSDIYWLSGGLGEVGTKGSNNYVPATNGVAPYSTEGNFTQISQSRKILPSQRGELTLSFSPNVVDEVGSTVTVFRYTDAGKWENVGGEVDTKNHTVTVPFDEFGYYTVMKLRRGFTDITNHPWARNILNGLYSKGIMTNLRSDAFGADDTTTRGEFATLLVKGLNIPLDYDANKQTFFDIVPEAVSTTWNFKSIETAARAGIVTGLSDGFFGPDQALTREQAAVMIARALKLKMNANDAKLVTSLSKSFVDSGSMDFYSRPAIEAVSKAKIMEGSAVTITGQTKPVYNFNPKGKLTRAEAGKIAVALLQKSTSIFPKNFN, encoded by the coding sequence ATGCAACGCTTTAAGAAGCCCTTCGTATGGCTGCTGCTCGCCGCTCTGGTCGTCTCTATGCTTCCAGGCAGGTATGTGCCCGTAGCAGCTGCAGCGAATGCTGTCACCACGACGTACTTTACTCCGGATGATCAGACATTGCGTTCGACGATTGCCTTAGACCCTAGTGCGACTTCAGGATCCGTTAATGCAATCAGCCGTGATAAAGTGTACTTAACGAGTAATGGCACACTTAATATAACCGGTGTCTATTCGCAGGTAACAGCCTCAACGATGAAGGTTGTTGTAGAGCAGCTGTCACAGGATAACTTAGGCAAGTGGGTAACCGATCCTACGCGTCTGACAACGGGTACGGTCACAGTAGATGCGAATAGTCCAGGCAACCGTTTTACAACCAGCGGAGTAACGTTGTACTCGGGTTATAATAAAGTTACCTTCTCCGGTATGCAGGGGAATTTGACGCGTTCGGAATCTTTTTATGTATTGTTTGACCGTGTGCCGTTTGTAACTTCACTGCAGGTGCTGGGCGGCCCTGCCGCGCTTAATTTAAATGAGGGAACACAGGTAGTTGTCCCTGTATCATCAATTACACTTCAAGGTAAAGTAGCCAATGCTACCAAGGTAACGGTTGCTCTGAACGGTGGAACAGCGCTTCAGACCTCGCTGCTTGAAGATGGTACTTTTTTCACACCGGCTTTGACTCTCCAACCAGGGCTGAGCACACTTCAAATTGTAGTACAGAACGCTTCCGACAAAATTACAATTGACCGGAATGTATACTTTTTTGATACAAATCAGCCTTACGCATCATTAGATCTGGTTCATGCCGGCACTAAATATTCAATCCTGGACAATACACCGACCTTGTCGGTTGAAAACACCTATAGAGCCGCTTTGTCCGGTCAAATTCTAGTTCCTTATAATACAGCACCATTCGCCGGAACATCAGGTGCCGGGAAAATGACGATTGATGCCAATACTACCAGCGAAGTGAAGATATCTTCGATCATCCCTGACGGTGAAGAGCTGATCATTCCTGGTCCTGACGGTGTTACACCTGCTTACAGGCTGGTCAAATTCACCACACCTGTAGAGGTTCCGATTGCTGAGGGAAGTAATGATTTCACTTTGACTGTAGAGTATGGAACATACACTTCTTCACTTGTAAAAACGTATTACTACGTCCCGGGTGAGACAGTGATAAATAATATTTACTATCTTCCTGATTATGCAGCGGGTGCTGATATGACTACAATATCCAAGCTTCCGCTAAACGGGCAGCAAATGGAAAAGGATAACTTTTATATCCTCGTTAAGAGTAATGTTGCTCCAAAAGGTGACTTGAGTGCGATGTATTTGCCTTTAAGTACAAAGGGTCTGGAGCTTAAACTAGTTACGAACGTTTCCACCACGGAGCGGGTATACCAGGTTACAGGCTTTTCCAATGGCCAGCAAAAGGTACAGTTTAAATACGGTACATCCAAATCGGTGTATATTGCCGACATTTCCTACGTATCGAAGAACTACATTTATGTAAGCAATCTGCAGGATGGACAGACCATTGAGTATAACTCCAATACTCAAAAGAGCATTACTGTATCAGGTGAATACATTGGATTTGAGAATATCAACAGTGCTCAATTCCAAATCAACGGTAAAGATAGTGCAACATGGGATACTGGCAGCACACCTCAGTTTGCTGTTAATGACAATAATAAAAAATTCAATGTAACCCTTAATATTTCTCAGCAAGGACCGCTTGTATACGGTGAAAATACCCTCACATTTACGGGGATTTCCAAAGATGCAGGCGGGAATGAACGTGTAATTACCAAGGAACTGCGCATCTATATTGTTGATACCAACGTATCTAACCTATCACAATTCCATCCGACGCTGGGAACGAACCGTCCGATGTTTGAAACGGATTCCCGGACAAACGAAACGAAGCGGAATACGATTCTGGCTTTACCGGCAGAAATTACTTTTAAAGATGATAAGTATATAACTACCCGGGACAATTATGATCTGGTGCTGCAAGGCGGAGGAGCCACAACTTTAAATCTATATAGTGGTTCTGACCTGATCTTTACTACTGCAGGAAATAATAATCTTTTGAAAGAAGATGCAAAAGATTATCATACTTCACCGGGAACCTACGGTTCATTATATTATGACTATGTAGGAACTACGAAGGACTTCCTCCTGCGTATCCGCGACCTTAAATTTGATGCGCCAGGAAGCCATGTGTACACATTGGAGCTCATCAACAAGACAGGTGCAAGAACGACCCAGCGGATTGAAGTTGTCCGTGAAGTACTTCCTTACCGCATTCTCGCTCCTGTGGCTACAGTCGGTGATCAGATTGTTGTTAACAAGAACTTTGTACGCTTTGATATTGAAGCAGAGGGTGCTTCGAAGGTCATTATTGATAAGTATGAGGCTGTTCCCCGTTCAGATAAGCCTAACCGTTTCACCTACGACTATGTAGGCCTGAAACCAGATAAAGCAACTTCTATTAAAATACAGATCGTCCGTGAAGATTCCACGTTGTCTGACACGGTAACGGTTTATTATGCAAGTGCTGTCCAGATTGATACGCAGTACATGGCAGAGAAGGTTGCAAACAAATATACTGTTTTCAACAAACAGCTGTCGCTGACCTTCCCTAAGGGTACACTGATGAAGGGCTATACTTCTTCCGGAGCGGCCAAATACTATCCTGACACGAAGCTGCTGTTCGGTATTGCCGATCCTGCCGACGGTGTTGTGGAACGCACTAATGATTACGGGAATATTATCAACGTCAGCCCTTATGATGAAAGATATGTAGGAGCCCAGAAACAGCTGGTTATCCTGCAGGAGCTTGTGCTCCGTTTTACATCAAGCGCAACGAACAACAATTTCTCCCGCGTGTCTGATATTTACTGGTTAAGCGGCGGACTTGGAGAAGTCGGCACTAAGGGAAGCAATAACTATGTACCGGCCACAAATGGTGTGGCTCCATATTCGACAGAAGGGAATTTCACACAGATCAGCCAGTCCCGCAAAATCCTCCCTTCGCAGCGCGGTGAACTGACGCTCAGCTTCAGCCCGAACGTTGTGGATGAGGTGGGCTCAACTGTAACGGTATTCCGCTATACTGATGCAGGGAAATGGGAGAACGTTGGCGGAGAAGTGGATACCAAAAATCATACGGTAACTGTTCCTTTCGATGAGTTTGGTTATTATACAGTAATGAAGCTTCGCCGCGGTTTCACAGATATTACGAACCATCCTTGGGCAAGAAATATCCTGAACGGATTGTATTCCAAAGGAATTATGACTAACCTGCGTTCAGATGCCTTTGGTGCTGATGATACAACTACCCGTGGTGAGTTTGCTACACTGCTGGTCAAAGGACTCAACATCCCGCTGGATTATGATGCTAACAAGCAGACGTTCTTTGATATTGTACCGGAAGCAGTTTCGACTACATGGAATTTCAAGAGCATTGAGACGGCTGCGAGAGCGGGGATTGTTACCGGCCTAAGCGACGGCTTCTTCGGCCCGGATCAGGCTCTGACAAGAGAGCAGGCGGCTGTAATGATCGCAAGGGCGCTGAAGCTGAAAATGAATGCGAATGACGCCAAGCTTGTAACAAGCCTCAGCAAGTCCTTTGTAGACTCCGGAAGCATGGACTTTTACTCCCGTCCTGCGATTGAGGCAGTATCGAAGGCCAAGATTATGGAAGGCAGTGCGGTAACCATTACCGGACAGACCAAGCCTGTATATAATTTTAACCCTAAGGGTAAGCTTACAAGAGCAGAGGCCGGCAAGATCGCTGTAGCACTTTTGCAGAAGAGCACCAGCATCTTCCCTAAAAACTTCAATTAA
- a CDS encoding MraY family glycosyltransferase: MLIIYIAGFIVCMGLALLLTPLVKKFAVKIGATDVPNARKVHTRIMPRMGGLGIFLAFVLGLLAVLPVIPYEFTPREANFIKALLCGGGLIVLIGGLDDRFELSAKVKLLGQIAAACIVVFGFGITVDFVNIPFNNTYSSLESWIAVPLTIFWIVGVTNAVNLIDGLDGLAAGVSGIAIATIAVMAFLMGNTMVALLCLLLLGSIVGFLFFNFHPAKIFMGDTGSLFLGFCLALLALLGFKQIAVVSFITPLLIIGVPLSDTFFAIVRRKLQKKPIFAPDKGHLHHCLRELGFSHRQTVLIIYGIAAFFGVLAVIQTSASLYEANWVTFVVICVMLFFLQIGAEITGVISKTKRPMIDFFLRMRMKVDPERSSKS; this comes from the coding sequence ATGTTAATCATATACATCGCCGGATTTATTGTGTGCATGGGACTCGCACTTCTCTTGACGCCGCTGGTGAAGAAATTCGCTGTTAAGATTGGCGCAACCGATGTGCCGAATGCCCGCAAGGTGCATACCAGAATTATGCCCCGTATGGGCGGACTCGGTATTTTCCTGGCGTTTGTGTTAGGCCTGCTTGCCGTATTGCCGGTTATTCCTTACGAGTTCACTCCGCGGGAGGCCAATTTCATCAAAGCGCTGCTCTGCGGCGGCGGACTGATTGTTCTTATCGGGGGGCTGGATGACCGCTTCGAGCTTTCAGCAAAGGTAAAGCTGCTTGGCCAGATTGCCGCAGCCTGCATTGTCGTTTTTGGATTCGGCATTACTGTTGATTTCGTAAATATTCCTTTTAATAATACGTACTCCTCACTGGAAAGCTGGATTGCTGTTCCGCTCACGATCTTCTGGATTGTCGGTGTCACCAATGCCGTAAATCTGATTGACGGGCTGGACGGGCTTGCAGCCGGCGTATCCGGCATTGCGATTGCTACGATTGCTGTCATGGCTTTTCTGATGGGCAATACAATGGTTGCTCTCCTATGCCTGCTGCTGCTGGGCAGCATTGTAGGATTTCTGTTCTTTAACTTTCATCCGGCTAAAATCTTTATGGGTGATACCGGTTCGCTGTTCTTAGGATTTTGCCTTGCGCTGCTTGCGCTGCTTGGCTTTAAGCAGATTGCAGTTGTGTCCTTTATTACACCGCTCCTGATCATCGGTGTTCCTTTATCTGATACGTTCTTCGCAATCGTTCGCCGCAAGCTGCAGAAGAAACCGATTTTTGCGCCGGACAAAGGGCATCTGCATCATTGCCTGCGCGAGCTTGGATTCAGCCACCGCCAGACTGTTCTGATTATTTACGGAATTGCAGCATTCTTTGGGGTTCTGGCTGTTATCCAGACCTCAGCATCGCTGTATGAAGCTAACTGGGTTACTTTTGTAGTGATCTGTGTAATGCTCTTCTTCCTGCAGATCGGTGCTGAAATTACCGGTGTAATCAGCAAAACCAAACGTCCGATGATCGATTTCTTCCTGAGAATGCGCATGAAGGTGGATCCGGAGCGCAGTTCCAAATCTTAA
- a CDS encoding WecB/TagA/CpsF family glycosyltransferase encodes MKADSTLPTVPIFGIRVSKVNMQATVSYLTEAVRNREPHQVITANPIMVMAALENPGYMEIMKSAELVVPDGTGVVWAAEYCHEPVAERVAGFDLLHELLRVGETYNWRVYLLGSTPEVIRETASRLQSQYPGVVIAGYHDGFFGPDADEKIIAGILEAKPDLLFVARGADSQEPWIAKYKSRLNIPVMMGVGGSFDVISGKSRRAPKAFQKLRAEWLYRLLKEPTRYKRMLALPKFAVKVMREKDKVTKDH; translated from the coding sequence GTGAAAGCAGATAGTACGCTGCCGACGGTGCCGATTTTTGGCATCCGGGTATCCAAAGTCAATATGCAGGCTACGGTATCTTATCTAACAGAAGCTGTCCGTAACCGCGAACCTCACCAGGTCATTACAGCTAATCCGATAATGGTGATGGCCGCGCTGGAGAATCCGGGCTACATGGAGATTATGAAATCTGCAGAGCTGGTTGTTCCCGACGGGACCGGCGTCGTCTGGGCCGCAGAATATTGCCATGAGCCGGTGGCGGAACGGGTAGCCGGCTTTGATCTTTTACATGAATTGCTGCGTGTAGGAGAAACCTATAACTGGAGAGTATATTTGCTGGGATCCACTCCGGAAGTGATTCGGGAGACGGCTTCAAGGTTACAAAGTCAATATCCCGGAGTCGTTATTGCCGGCTATCATGACGGATTTTTCGGCCCGGATGCGGATGAGAAGATCATCGCCGGAATTTTGGAAGCTAAGCCTGACCTGCTGTTTGTAGCCAGAGGTGCGGACAGTCAGGAACCGTGGATTGCCAAATACAAATCCCGGCTCAATATACCTGTGATGATGGGCGTCGGAGGAAGCTTTGATGTAATATCGGGCAAGAGCCGCCGTGCACCTAAAGCGTTCCAAAAACTCCGTGCTGAATGGCTGTACCGCCTCCTTAAGGAGCCGACACGTTACAAAAGAATGCTTGCGCTGCCGAAATTCGCAGTAAAAGTGATGCGTGAGAAAGATAAAGTGACAAAAGACCATTAA
- the csaB gene encoding polysaccharide pyruvyl transferase CsaB, protein MVTAAQKIIISGYYGFRNSGDEAVLQSILIALQKQSQAAGITIEPVVLSIDPEWTTATYGVKAVHRMKLGEVRRAIAESTGLISGGGSLLQDVTGSKTIPYYLGIIKLAQWMGKPTFIYAQGIGPVNRKLFHPMIKSVFRKCTFVSVRDEQSRQLLQHMGLRGEQIMVVPDPVMGLTLPEDTDGKGPGAVTGENRMKMVGISVRYWEESRRELDAIADGLLRACAQQPLHLRFLPFHHPLDNEASRYVMQKLEKGAEEQGGAVSICEDALHPLQMLREVGGCDALIGMRLHSLIYAAGRRVPLMGVSYDPKIDHFLDRIRCKPVGTTASLDGSKVANELLGLLDSAEDWRREREPLISGLINEAEAPARQIAQFFRKG, encoded by the coding sequence ATGGTCACCGCTGCTCAAAAGATAATTATCTCGGGCTATTACGGGTTCCGCAACAGCGGTGATGAGGCGGTGCTGCAATCGATACTGATTGCATTGCAGAAGCAATCACAGGCTGCGGGAATAACGATTGAGCCGGTTGTCCTGTCGATAGATCCGGAATGGACAACTGCCACCTATGGAGTGAAGGCCGTACACCGGATGAAGCTCGGAGAAGTCCGCCGGGCGATTGCGGAGAGTACAGGGCTGATCAGCGGAGGAGGCAGCCTGCTGCAGGATGTAACCGGCAGCAAGACCATCCCGTATTATCTGGGCATCATTAAGCTGGCGCAGTGGATGGGGAAACCGACCTTTATCTATGCACAGGGGATTGGGCCGGTTAACCGCAAACTGTTTCATCCGATGATCAAATCGGTCTTCCGCAAGTGTACCTTTGTATCCGTGCGGGACGAGCAGTCCCGCCAGCTTCTCCAGCATATGGGACTTCGCGGAGAACAGATCATGGTTGTTCCAGATCCTGTTATGGGGCTGACGCTGCCGGAGGATACGGACGGAAAGGGTCCCGGCGCTGTTACCGGGGAAAACCGTATGAAGATGGTTGGGATATCAGTCCGCTACTGGGAAGAATCACGCCGTGAACTGGATGCCATTGCAGACGGGCTGCTGAGAGCCTGTGCACAGCAGCCTCTCCACCTCCGCTTTCTGCCGTTTCATCATCCTTTGGATAATGAGGCTTCCAGGTATGTGATGCAGAAGCTGGAGAAGGGTGCTGAAGAGCAGGGCGGAGCGGTCAGTATTTGCGAGGACGCGCTCCATCCGCTGCAGATGCTGCGCGAGGTAGGCGGCTGCGATGCTCTGATCGGAATGCGGCTGCACAGCCTGATCTATGCGGCAGGAAGACGTGTTCCTTTAATGGGTGTGTCTTACGACCCGAAGATCGACCATTTTCTGGACCGCATCCGCTGTAAGCCGGTAGGCACGACAGCTTCCCTGGATGGCAGTAAAGTTGCCAATGAATTGCTTGGACTTCTTGATTCCGCAGAAGACTGGCGGCGTGAGCGTGAACCGCTGATTTCAGGTTTGATTAATGAGGCCGAGGCTCCTGCCCGGCAAATTGCACAATTTTTCCGCAAAGGATGA
- a CDS encoding DUF5693 family protein, translating to MQQKWQHWNTASRKWLWIIVVIGVLAALPVVYDRLQTEKSSKTVEFVFDYRDLVEAASYRANPQDYISEQLDRLKEAGVQSMAIYENTLEDFRRARRLMMWGAADVANLTDTVIPQNENYTYVLFTSAENSAALKPVIKEVFSGLNIATEDWNFRGQQGMIIKTPLEDATLKPLQPDPITLEMLHDRGFTIIPRLVDSLVYNQEAVEKLLDRYAELGVKRVLFEGESVKGFTDDPEMDSLTSFGELLKERGIGIAAIENIKAQQKGFSKLAYQLDYNVTRLYSLSEGDSRLSPEVISDRFALATKDRNIRMIYLNTIPARDTTKAQITDTLDNLVESLSGPDGAVAKIEDNGFTLGQATAFEVVDSSWQRYFKLVAVIGAVSMVALLVSYFIPWLTLPAWAVGLLGSAGLLLVRPALFEQALALAVAISAPTVAIILAVRKINEQGPPLRGQGAGYKVMSPKRRLTHSLVLYVKTALISLSAVPFVIALLNNITYALVLNQFRGVSLLHLAPIGLVALYVLLYRGEFAFNKTGKLIRTPITLAWVIVAGVVAIIGWYYLTRTGNSGSTLPFEKAFRTFLENTVGVRPRNKEFLLAHPLFILGAFMAYKYRNAAFIMIIAVIGQLSMVDTFAHIHSPVMISLIRGLLGLGLGLVIGIIAVGVWQIVERCWKRWSPLLKR from the coding sequence GTGCAGCAGAAATGGCAACATTGGAATACAGCTTCACGCAAGTGGTTGTGGATTATCGTAGTGATCGGTGTGCTTGCCGCTCTCCCGGTGGTTTATGACCGTCTGCAGACAGAGAAGTCATCCAAAACAGTTGAATTTGTATTTGATTACCGTGATTTGGTGGAGGCAGCGAGCTACCGTGCCAACCCTCAGGACTATATTTCGGAGCAGCTTGACCGTCTGAAGGAAGCCGGCGTGCAGAGCATGGCTATATATGAGAACACGCTTGAGGATTTCCGCAGGGCGCGCCGCCTTATGATGTGGGGAGCAGCCGACGTTGCCAATCTTACCGATACTGTCATTCCGCAGAATGAGAACTATACATATGTCCTCTTTACAAGTGCGGAAAATAGCGCAGCGCTTAAGCCAGTGATTAAGGAGGTTTTCAGCGGGCTTAACATCGCTACAGAGGATTGGAACTTCCGCGGACAGCAAGGGATGATTATAAAAACACCGCTTGAAGACGCCACGCTTAAGCCGCTGCAGCCGGATCCCATTACTTTGGAAATGCTGCATGACAGGGGCTTTACCATTATTCCGCGTCTCGTGGACTCCCTGGTCTATAATCAGGAAGCGGTGGAGAAGCTGCTGGACCGTTACGCTGAGCTCGGAGTCAAACGTGTTCTGTTCGAGGGGGAGTCTGTTAAAGGCTTTACAGATGACCCGGAAATGGACAGCTTAACCTCTTTTGGCGAACTTCTGAAAGAGCGGGGCATCGGAATTGCAGCTATTGAGAACATTAAGGCACAGCAAAAGGGCTTCAGTAAACTGGCCTATCAGCTCGATTATAATGTAACACGGCTGTATTCACTCAGCGAGGGGGATTCACGGTTGTCCCCGGAGGTTATCTCCGACCGGTTCGCGCTTGCTACCAAAGACCGCAATATCCGGATGATCTATCTGAATACCATTCCTGCCCGGGATACCACGAAAGCACAGATTACCGATACCTTGGATAATCTTGTAGAAAGCCTTAGCGGGCCGGACGGTGCGGTGGCGAAAATTGAAGATAACGGATTTACGCTTGGACAGGCTACCGCTTTTGAAGTAGTGGATTCCTCCTGGCAGCGTTATTTCAAGCTGGTCGCCGTGATTGGTGCGGTTTCTATGGTGGCTTTGCTGGTGTCATACTTCATTCCTTGGCTGACTCTTCCGGCATGGGCAGTCGGGCTGCTTGGAAGTGCCGGACTTCTGCTGGTGAGACCTGCGCTGTTTGAGCAGGCGCTTGCCCTGGCTGTTGCGATCAGTGCGCCTACAGTTGCTATTATTCTGGCGGTCCGTAAAATCAATGAGCAGGGTCCTCCGCTGCGCGGGCAAGGGGCTGGCTATAAGGTGATGAGTCCGAAGCGCCGTTTAACACACAGTCTGGTGCTGTATGTGAAGACCGCGTTGATCTCTCTGAGTGCGGTACCGTTTGTCATTGCGCTGCTCAATAACATCACCTATGCGCTGGTACTTAACCAATTCCGTGGTGTCAGCCTGCTGCATTTGGCGCCCATCGGGCTGGTTGCACTGTATGTGCTGCTCTACCGTGGCGAGTTTGCCTTTAATAAGACAGGCAAGCTGATCCGCACTCCGATTACACTGGCCTGGGTTATTGTTGCCGGTGTAGTTGCAATCATTGGCTGGTACTATTTGACACGTACAGGCAACAGCGGCAGCACCCTTCCATTTGAAAAAGCTTTCCGTACCTTCCTGGAGAATACGGTTGGCGTACGGCCGCGCAACAAAGAGTTCCTGCTGGCCCATCCGCTGTTTATTCTTGGAGCCTTTATGGCCTATAAATACCGTAATGCCGCGTTTATTATGATTATTGCAGTAATCGGCCAGCTATCCATGGTGGATACCTTTGCCCATATTCATTCTCCGGTGATGATTTCGCTGATCCGCGGACTGCTGGGACTGGGATTGGGCCTGGTTATCGGGATTATTGCCGTTGGCGTATGGCAAATTGTTGAGAGGTGTTGGAAACGATGGTCACCGCTGCTCAAAAGATAA